In one Sphingomonas sanguinis genomic region, the following are encoded:
- a CDS encoding 3-keto-disaccharide hydrolase, with protein MRMIPLIALAVASGAMAQDKPGLGFRDTPMLPGGKWHVHDPDRPAPKVVTPAAQPGGAPSDAVVLFDGRSMEAWTPSGKPWLLQNGVMTVPPRDGKAESVLVSKQSFGDVQLHLEFRSPNPPQKASQDRGNSGIWFMQRYEVQILDGYDNPTYADGQVGAVYAWKPPLVNAARKPGEWQSYDIVFERPRFAADGKLLRPAYVTALLNGVVVQNHQAMLGTTIWRQVEKYQAHGDAAPIQLQDHDSPVSFRNIWVRPLPPEAIAQDLPEDAR; from the coding sequence ATGCGGATGATACCGTTGATCGCATTGGCCGTGGCGAGCGGTGCCATGGCGCAAGACAAGCCGGGCCTGGGTTTTCGCGATACGCCGATGCTGCCGGGTGGGAAATGGCATGTCCATGATCCTGACCGGCCCGCGCCCAAGGTCGTCACCCCCGCCGCGCAACCCGGCGGTGCACCATCCGATGCGGTGGTGCTGTTCGACGGACGCTCAATGGAGGCCTGGACGCCCAGCGGCAAGCCGTGGCTGCTCCAGAACGGCGTGATGACCGTGCCCCCGCGCGACGGCAAGGCCGAGAGCGTGCTGGTCAGCAAGCAGAGCTTCGGCGACGTGCAGCTTCACCTCGAATTCCGCTCGCCCAACCCGCCGCAGAAAGCGTCGCAGGACCGGGGCAATAGCGGCATCTGGTTCATGCAGCGCTATGAGGTGCAGATCCTCGACGGGTATGACAACCCGACCTATGCCGATGGCCAGGTCGGTGCGGTCTATGCCTGGAAGCCGCCGTTGGTGAATGCGGCGCGCAAGCCCGGCGAATGGCAGAGCTATGACATCGTCTTCGAGCGGCCGCGCTTTGCGGCGGACGGCAAGCTGCTGCGCCCCGCCTATGTCACCGCGCTGCTGAACGGCGTGGTCGTGCAGAATCATCAGGCGATGCTGGGCACCACCATCTGGCGGCAGGTCGAGAAATATCAGGCGCATGGCGATGCCGCGCCGATCCAGCTTCAGGATCACGACTCGCCCGTCTCGTTCCGCAATATCTGGGTCCGCCCGCTGCCGCCCGAGGCGATCGCGCAGGACCTGCCGGAGGATGCCCGATGA
- a CDS encoding gluconate 2-dehydrogenase subunit 3 family protein → MTPHIDRRHALAGITAMFGSALFAPIARAAGAVEQARGTIPVISDGPPSVAVFTPVQRATMTALAERVLPTTDTPGAIAAGVPAFIEKMLADWSLPADRVPIIAGLNAIEARSQSVNKLAAAKASPAQQDTLLTEAMEGVLPEGRAFFEPFRQLVITGYYTSEIGITQEREYLPVPGEYDGAYPYSKVNKVYSA, encoded by the coding sequence ATGACCCCCCATATCGACCGCAGACATGCCCTGGCGGGGATCACCGCCATGTTCGGCTCCGCGCTCTTCGCCCCTATCGCGCGGGCGGCGGGCGCGGTGGAGCAGGCGCGCGGCACCATCCCCGTCATTTCCGACGGGCCGCCCAGCGTCGCGGTCTTCACCCCCGTCCAGCGCGCGACGATGACCGCGCTGGCGGAGCGCGTCCTGCCCACCACTGACACGCCCGGCGCGATCGCGGCTGGGGTGCCGGCGTTCATCGAAAAGATGCTGGCCGACTGGTCGCTGCCCGCCGACCGGGTGCCGATCATAGCCGGGTTGAACGCGATCGAGGCGCGCAGCCAGAGCGTCAACAAGCTGGCCGCCGCCAAGGCGAGCCCCGCGCAACAGGACACGTTGCTGACCGAGGCGATGGAGGGCGTGCTGCCGGAGGGGCGGGCGTTCTTCGAGCCGTTCCGGCAACTCGTCATCACCGGCTATTACACGTCGGAGATCGGCATCACGCAGGAACGAGAATATCTGCCGGTGCCCGGCGAATATGACGGCGCCTATCCCTATTCCAAGGTCAACAAGGTGTATTCGGCATGA
- a CDS encoding sugar phosphate isomerase/epimerase family protein → MIDRRSLMGTGLGLGAAALLPGMAQAAQLGAIGLQLYTIRELFAADPVKTLEAVARIGYREVEYGGGGYDAMDHAMLRRTQDRLGLKAPSIHVPYDSLLGKFDACVTMAKTLGADTIVLPYMTDEHRTEAGWNAALPNINRFAAQLKKAGLGFAYHNHDFEFTNKPGGISLYDRLLKGTDPALVKLEIDLYWAIHAGEDAAALIRRLAGRIYAYHVKDARADGSMTAVGAGQIDFAALFKLNRLAGVKHFYVENDQAPAPYLPDITTSYRTLRALRF, encoded by the coding sequence ATGATCGATCGTCGTTCGCTGATGGGCACGGGGCTGGGGCTGGGCGCGGCCGCGCTGCTGCCGGGCATGGCGCAGGCCGCGCAGCTCGGGGCCATCGGGCTCCAGCTCTATACGATCCGCGAGTTGTTCGCGGCCGATCCGGTCAAGACTTTGGAGGCGGTGGCCAGGATCGGCTATCGCGAGGTCGAATATGGCGGCGGCGGCTATGACGCGATGGATCATGCCATGCTCCGCCGCACGCAGGACCGGCTGGGCCTGAAAGCGCCGTCGATCCATGTCCCTTACGACTCGCTGCTCGGCAAGTTTGACGCATGCGTGACCATGGCGAAGACCTTGGGCGCGGATACCATCGTGCTGCCCTATATGACCGACGAGCATCGGACCGAGGCGGGCTGGAACGCGGCTTTGCCCAACATCAACCGCTTTGCCGCGCAGTTGAAGAAGGCGGGTCTGGGCTTTGCCTATCACAATCACGACTTTGAGTTCACCAACAAGCCCGGCGGCATCAGCCTGTACGACCGGCTGCTCAAGGGCACCGATCCGGCGCTCGTGAAGCTGGAGATCGACCTCTATTGGGCGATCCATGCGGGCGAGGATGCGGCGGCGCTGATCCGGCGGCTGGCGGGGCGCATCTATGCCTATCACGTCAAGGATGCGCGTGCCGATGGCAGCATGACGGCGGTCGGCGCGGGGCAAATCGACTTCGCCGCGCTCTTCAAGCTCAACCGGCTGGCGGGCGTGAAGCATTTCTATGTCGAGAATGATCAGGCGCCCGCGCCTTATCTGCCCGATATCACGACCAGCTACCGGACGCTGCGAGCGCTTCGATTCTAA
- a CDS encoding GMC family oxidoreductase, which yields MAATNRFDAIVIGSGISGGFAAKELTEKGLRVLMLDRGVMVEHGEGYPYDGKPAFEVPARNIMPKPLLDSDYFIAKQGYVAPSNQKFYNDDRLNPYAYDEGSKFYWIRPGAVGGKSLIWGRWSFRWSADDFEANKREGIAADWPIRYDDVAPWYSYVEKYIGVSGSRENLPYLPDSEFQPPMPMNVAEKWLKERLESQFPGRKLIHTRLSNMTEDKPDQNRTKCQFRNQCGNGCSFGAYFSTQAVTLPAARATGRLTLQSDAVVTGIDYDPAKKKVTGVRYVDAKTGQAQTVAANLVFVCASAMGSVQILMNSRAPGSERSHFDSSGTLGRYVMDHIFRVGVSGEIPGMDDLIEYGRRPGGVYVPRFRNLKGDEGLGFRRGYGYQGSAYRNAAKPVGFGAEMKHGMRRYGPWQFSMGAFGECLPYEDNRVSLHSSKVDRFGVPLMKFDVTFRDNELKMMADARREGEAMLRAAGLKNVTSGESEHVPGDAIHEMGGARMGADPRQSVLNKWSQAHDASNLYVTDGAQMTSVSCVNPSLTFMALTARAADHAVKGLKAGAV from the coding sequence ATGGCGGCGACGAACCGTTTCGACGCGATCGTGATCGGGTCGGGCATCAGCGGCGGGTTCGCCGCCAAGGAACTGACCGAAAAGGGCCTGCGCGTCCTGATGCTCGATCGGGGCGTCATGGTCGAGCATGGCGAGGGTTATCCGTATGACGGCAAGCCCGCCTTCGAGGTGCCGGCGCGCAACATCATGCCCAAGCCGTTGCTGGACAGCGATTATTTCATCGCCAAGCAGGGCTATGTCGCCCCCAGCAATCAGAAATTCTACAATGACGACCGGCTGAACCCCTATGCCTATGACGAGGGGAGCAAATTCTACTGGATCCGGCCGGGCGCGGTCGGCGGCAAGTCGCTGATCTGGGGCCGCTGGTCCTTCCGCTGGAGCGCCGACGATTTCGAGGCCAACAAGCGCGAGGGCATCGCCGCCGACTGGCCGATCCGGTACGACGATGTCGCGCCCTGGTATTCCTATGTCGAGAAGTACATCGGCGTGTCGGGTTCGCGCGAGAATTTGCCTTACCTGCCGGATAGCGAATTCCAGCCGCCGATGCCGATGAACGTCGCGGAAAAGTGGCTGAAGGAACGGCTGGAAAGCCAGTTTCCGGGGCGCAAGCTGATCCACACCCGCCTGTCCAACATGACCGAGGACAAGCCCGACCAGAACCGCACCAAATGCCAGTTCCGCAACCAGTGCGGCAATGGCTGCTCGTTCGGCGCCTATTTCTCGACCCAGGCGGTGACGCTGCCCGCCGCGCGCGCGACCGGGCGGTTGACGCTTCAGTCGGACGCGGTGGTGACGGGGATCGATTATGATCCGGCGAAGAAGAAGGTCACCGGCGTCCGCTATGTCGATGCCAAGACCGGGCAAGCGCAGACGGTTGCCGCGAACCTGGTCTTCGTCTGCGCCTCGGCGATGGGGTCGGTGCAGATCCTGATGAACTCGCGCGCGCCGGGTTCGGAGCGGAGCCATTTCGACAGCAGCGGGACGCTGGGCCGCTATGTGATGGACCATATCTTCCGTGTCGGCGTGTCGGGCGAAATTCCCGGCATGGACGACCTGATCGAATATGGCCGTCGTCCGGGCGGCGTGTACGTGCCGCGCTTCCGCAACTTGAAGGGTGATGAGGGGCTCGGCTTTCGGCGTGGCTATGGCTATCAGGGTTCGGCCTATCGCAACGCGGCCAAGCCGGTTGGCTTCGGGGCGGAGATGAAGCATGGCATGCGCCGCTATGGCCCGTGGCAGTTCAGCATGGGCGCGTTCGGTGAATGCCTGCCCTATGAGGATAATCGCGTGTCGCTGCATTCCAGCAAGGTCGATCGCTTCGGCGTGCCGCTGATGAAGTTCGACGTGACCTTCCGCGACAATGAGTTGAAGATGATGGCCGACGCCCGGCGCGAGGGCGAGGCGATGCTGCGCGCGGCGGGCCTGAAGAACGTCACCAGCGGCGAATCCGAGCATGTCCCGGGCGACGCGATCCATGAAATGGGCGGCGCGCGCATGGGCGCGGACCCGCGCCAGTCGGTACTCAACAAATGGAGCCAGGCGCATGACGCGTCGAACCTCTATGTGACGGACGGCGCGCAGATGACGTCGGTGTCGTGCGTGAACCCCTCGCTGACCTTCATGGCGCTGACCGCCCGCGCGGCGGACCATGCGGTCAAGGGGCTGAAGGCGGGGGCGGTTTGA
- a CDS encoding LacI family DNA-binding transcriptional regulator: protein MATNVGKRPEGVTIRAVGERAGVSAMTVSNVINGAGRVSPTTRAAVLAAIEALGYVPNVAARRLAKARATTLGLLYSDKGTPFIDSVLLGALRASNARGLQFIAQAEEGLTREAAEAALRSLVQSGAAAVLLLPPFAELLSGSGLFEELGVAAAAIATGQTMPDMATVRIDNRAAMAAMTVHVAGQGHRRIGFLAGPQHFSVADERLAGFRDGLAASGLDYDPSLVVRAGFDPAAGAAAGRELLDRPNRPSAILCSSDDMAAGLIGEASRRGLRLPGDLAVTGFDDTAIAARLWPPLTVIRQPVGDMAFRAVEQVLAALRSRVAEDRVVDFELVVRESVGLTTS, encoded by the coding sequence GTGGCTACTAACGTCGGCAAACGCCCCGAAGGCGTCACCATCCGCGCGGTTGGCGAGCGGGCGGGGGTGTCGGCGATGACCGTGTCCAACGTCATCAACGGCGCTGGCCGGGTCAGCCCGACGACGCGCGCGGCGGTGCTCGCGGCGATCGAGGCGCTGGGCTATGTCCCCAATGTCGCGGCGCGGCGGCTGGCCAAGGCGCGGGCGACGACTTTGGGCCTGCTCTACAGCGACAAGGGGACGCCGTTCATCGACTCTGTCCTGCTCGGCGCACTTCGGGCGAGCAATGCGCGCGGCCTGCAATTCATCGCACAAGCCGAGGAAGGCCTGACCCGCGAAGCAGCCGAAGCGGCGCTGCGCTCGCTGGTGCAGAGCGGCGCGGCGGCGGTGCTGTTGTTGCCGCCCTTTGCCGAATTGCTCAGCGGGTCGGGACTGTTCGAGGAACTGGGCGTCGCGGCGGCGGCGATCGCGACGGGGCAGACCATGCCCGACATGGCGACCGTCCGGATCGACAATCGCGCGGCGATGGCGGCGATGACCGTGCATGTCGCGGGGCAGGGGCATCGCCGCATCGGCTTTCTGGCGGGGCCGCAGCATTTCTCCGTCGCCGATGAGCGGCTGGCGGGGTTTCGCGACGGGCTGGCCGCGAGCGGACTGGATTACGACCCGTCGCTGGTCGTGCGCGCCGGGTTCGATCCGGCGGCGGGCGCGGCGGCGGGCCGGGAGCTGCTCGACCGGCCCAACCGACCGAGCGCGATCCTGTGCAGCAGCGACGACATGGCGGCGGGCCTGATCGGCGAGGCGTCGCGCCGGGGGCTGCGCCTTCCGGGCGATCTGGCGGTCACCGGGTTCGACGACACCGCGATCGCGGCGCGGCTCTGGCCGCCGCTGACCGTGATCCGCCAGCCGGTCGGCGACATGGCCTTCCGCGCGGTCGAGCAGGTGCTGGCGGCGCTGCGCTCGCGGGTTGCGGAGGACCGGGTGGTGGATTTCGAACTGGTGGTGCGGGAGTCGGTGGGGCTTACCACCTCATAG
- a CDS encoding class 1 fructose-bisphosphatase: protein MTTPRQTTLTRFLIEEQRRSEETCPAELRLLIETVARACKAVNQAISKGALGDVLGSLGSENVQGEVQKKLDVIANDLLLDANEWGGHLAAMASEEMETIHRIPNRFPRGEYLLLFDPIDGSSNVDVDLSVGTIFSVLRAPEDCAGREVTEADFLQPGRAQVAAGYAIYGPQTLLVLTVGTGVYEFTLDREIGSWRLTDGPMRIPTGTKEFAINMARRRQWSPGIARYIEERILGTEGPLGEDYNMRWTASMVADVHRILKRGGVFLYPGDHRKDGKAKLRLLYEANPMSFLIEQAGGASIDGAIPIMEVEAVGLHQRVGVVLGDPEEVATIAGYGRTG, encoded by the coding sequence ATGACGACACCGCGCCAGACGACGCTGACCCGTTTCCTGATCGAGGAGCAGCGCCGCTCCGAAGAGACCTGCCCCGCCGAGCTGCGCCTGCTGATCGAAACCGTCGCCCGCGCGTGCAAGGCGGTGAATCAGGCGATTTCCAAGGGCGCGCTCGGCGATGTGCTCGGATCGCTGGGCAGCGAAAACGTGCAGGGCGAGGTCCAGAAGAAGCTGGACGTGATCGCCAACGACCTGCTGCTCGATGCGAATGAATGGGGCGGGCATCTGGCCGCGATGGCGTCGGAGGAGATGGAGACGATCCACCGTATCCCCAACCGCTTCCCGCGCGGCGAATATCTGCTGCTGTTCGATCCCATCGACGGGTCGAGCAATGTCGATGTCGACCTGTCGGTCGGCACCATCTTCTCGGTCCTGCGCGCACCCGAGGATTGCGCGGGCCGCGAAGTGACCGAGGCGGACTTCCTCCAGCCCGGCCGTGCGCAGGTGGCGGCGGGCTATGCCATATACGGCCCTCAGACGCTGCTGGTCCTGACGGTCGGCACCGGCGTCTATGAGTTCACGCTGGACCGCGAAATCGGGTCGTGGCGGCTGACCGACGGGCCGATGCGCATCCCGACCGGCACCAAAGAATTCGCGATCAACATGGCACGCCGCCGCCAATGGTCGCCCGGCATCGCCCGCTATATTGAGGAGCGCATCCTGGGCACCGAGGGGCCGCTGGGCGAGGATTACAACATGCGCTGGACCGCCTCGATGGTGGCGGACGTGCACCGCATCCTGAAGCGGGGCGGCGTGTTCCTCTATCCGGGCGACCACCGCAAGGACGGCAAGGCCAAGCTGCGCCTGCTCTATGAGGCGAACCCGATGAGCTTTCTGATCGAACAGGCGGGCGGCGCGTCGATCGACGGCGCCATTCCGATCATGGAGGTCGAGGCGGTCGGCCTTCACCAGCGGGTCGGCGTGGTGCTGGGCGATCCGGAAGAAGTGGCGACGATCGCGGGCTATGGGAGAACGGGGTAA
- the epsC gene encoding serine O-acetyltransferase EpsC, with translation MTDTPVQGHASTGIDGIVSGLRTARHGWRVRQDAGRDVERFPSRSGVEDVVALVAAALYPRRLGHFRGGVQEEDRFVAAKLLAALTALEREIGAELAYWQKDVDAAFPPEQAALVARLFGATLPQVRELIDSDVEAAFLADPAARSVDEILLCYPGAIASLHHRIAHELNELGAPIVARMISELANERTGIDIHPGATIGRHFFIDHGTGVVVGETAIIGERVRVYQHVTLGARSALGTAPRSPRDRFARHPIVEDDVIIYAGATILGRVTIGARSVIGGNVWLLTDVEPDSVLVQPEALALPRADARALRQELEGTA, from the coding sequence ATGACGGATACCCCCGTGCAGGGTCATGCCTCGACGGGCATTGACGGGATCGTATCGGGCTTGCGCACCGCCCGGCATGGCTGGCGCGTGCGGCAGGATGCGGGTCGCGATGTCGAGCGTTTTCCGTCGCGCAGCGGGGTCGAGGATGTCGTCGCGCTGGTCGCCGCCGCGCTCTATCCGCGCCGCCTGGGGCATTTCCGTGGGGGCGTGCAGGAGGAGGATCGCTTCGTCGCGGCCAAGCTGCTCGCCGCGCTGACCGCCTTGGAGCGCGAGATCGGCGCGGAGCTGGCCTATTGGCAGAAGGATGTCGATGCGGCCTTTCCGCCCGAACAGGCGGCGCTGGTCGCGCGGCTGTTCGGCGCTACCCTGCCACAGGTGCGCGAACTGATCGACAGCGATGTCGAGGCCGCGTTCCTGGCCGATCCCGCCGCGCGCAGCGTCGACGAGATCCTGCTCTGCTATCCTGGCGCCATCGCCAGCCTGCACCACCGTATCGCGCATGAGCTGAACGAGCTTGGCGCGCCGATCGTGGCACGGATGATCTCCGAACTCGCCAATGAGCGAACCGGGATCGATATCCATCCTGGCGCGACCATCGGGCGGCATTTCTTCATCGACCATGGCACCGGCGTCGTCGTCGGCGAGACCGCGATCATCGGCGAGCGGGTGCGGGTATATCAGCATGTGACGCTGGGCGCGCGCTCGGCGCTGGGCACCGCGCCGCGTTCGCCGCGCGACCGTTTTGCGCGCCATCCCATCGTCGAGGACGATGTCATCATCTATGCGGGCGCGACGATCCTGGGGCGGGTGACGATTGGGGCGCGGTCGGTGATCGGGGGCAATGTCTGGCTGTTGACCGATGTCGAGCCGGACAGCGTGCTCGTCCAGCCCGAGGCGCTGGCCCTGCCGCGCGCGGACGCGCGGGCGCTGCGGCAGGAATTGGAGGGGACGGCATGA
- a CDS encoding gamma-glutamyl-gamma-aminobutyrate hydrolase family protein, whose translation MKQGRKPVIGLMCGNEVANRPIQAVATRFIEPLVQLCGASVLIVPAVPEAVDTALMADMLDGLLLTGGRSHVAPAQYGDCAELAPQACDPQRDSVALALAGRMIERGKTVFGICRGMQEINVLFGGSLTCLGGLPRHHRGSWEGDYDTLFGHHHPVDLMPGGALAGRSGHRRVEVNSVHQQGVDRLGYGLVVEARDAEDGLIEAFRAPGCGADVLAVQWHPEWDIATCGVARGFFTMLGESVRGHA comes from the coding sequence ATGAAGCAGGGACGCAAACCGGTCATCGGCCTGATGTGCGGCAACGAGGTTGCGAACCGCCCGATCCAGGCGGTCGCGACGCGCTTCATCGAACCGCTGGTCCAGCTGTGCGGTGCGAGCGTCCTGATCGTCCCCGCCGTTCCCGAAGCGGTCGACACCGCATTGATGGCGGACATGCTCGACGGGTTGCTGCTGACCGGCGGCCGCTCGCATGTCGCGCCCGCCCAATATGGCGACTGCGCCGAACTGGCGCCGCAAGCTTGCGACCCGCAGCGGGACTCGGTCGCGCTGGCGCTGGCCGGGCGGATGATTGAGCGCGGCAAGACGGTGTTCGGCATCTGCCGGGGAATGCAGGAGATCAACGTGCTGTTCGGCGGGTCGCTGACCTGCCTGGGGGGCCTGCCGCGCCATCATCGCGGATCGTGGGAAGGCGATTATGACACGCTGTTCGGCCATCACCACCCGGTCGACCTGATGCCCGGCGGCGCGCTGGCCGGGCGCAGCGGGCATCGCCGGGTCGAGGTCAATTCGGTGCACCAGCAGGGCGTCGACCGGCTGGGCTATGGCCTGGTGGTCGAGGCGCGTGATGCCGAGGACGGACTGATCGAGGCGTTCCGCGCACCTGGCTGCGGCGCGGATGTGCTGGCGGTGCAGTGGCATCCCGAATGGGACATCGCGACCTGCGGCGTCGCGCGCGGCTTCTTCACCATGCTGGGCGAGTCGGTGCGCGGTCACGCCTGA
- the fucP gene encoding L-fucose:H+ symporter permease produces the protein MALHVDLPPAAAVGQGADGAGHGGTVARGYLPALVITVSLFFLWGMANNLNDILIAQFRKAFTLSDFGTSFVQQVFYLGYFLLAVPASMVMRRYGYKAAIVLGLTLYGTGALLFYPAAAASVYQLFLLGLFVIAAGLAFLETSANPLMGELGDPAGATRRLNWAQAANPLGAITGILIGRFFILSGIEHDERALATMDAAARTAFYKAEVQAIAPPYVAIAIVVLLFAVAAALVRFPTGAPGRAEDEGRSGRFVEVFRQPRLLGAVVAQFFYVGAQVGVWSYTIRYGQANVGLGERDGADALLLSLALFAAGRFLGSALMGRAAPVKLLALFAGISVVLTGVAGVLGGWPGLIALVAASFFMSIQFPTIFALGIEGLGPLRRAGASLIVMAIIGGAGLTALMGLVSDHAGITSAMLVPTASFLVVTIFALLLGRQKEMNR, from the coding sequence ATGGCCCTGCATGTCGATCTCCCTCCCGCCGCGGCGGTCGGGCAGGGTGCTGACGGTGCGGGCCATGGCGGCACCGTCGCGCGGGGTTATCTGCCGGCGCTCGTCATCACGGTCAGCCTCTTCTTCCTCTGGGGGATGGCGAACAACCTCAACGACATCCTGATCGCGCAATTCCGCAAGGCGTTCACGCTCAGCGATTTCGGGACCAGCTTCGTCCAGCAGGTCTTCTATCTCGGCTATTTCCTGCTCGCGGTGCCCGCCTCGATGGTGATGCGTCGTTATGGCTATAAGGCGGCGATCGTGCTGGGGCTGACGCTCTATGGCACCGGCGCCTTGCTCTTCTATCCGGCGGCGGCGGCGAGCGTGTATCAGCTGTTCCTGCTTGGCCTGTTCGTGATCGCGGCGGGCCTCGCTTTCCTCGAAACCTCGGCCAATCCGCTGATGGGCGAGCTGGGCGATCCGGCGGGGGCGACCCGGCGGCTCAACTGGGCGCAGGCGGCCAATCCGCTGGGCGCGATCACCGGCATCCTGATCGGCCGCTTCTTCATCCTGTCGGGCATCGAGCATGACGAGCGCGCGCTGGCCACGATGGACGCCGCCGCACGCACCGCCTTCTACAAGGCGGAGGTGCAGGCGATCGCCCCGCCCTATGTCGCGATCGCGATCGTCGTGCTGCTGTTCGCCGTCGCCGCCGCGCTGGTCCGCTTCCCCACCGGCGCGCCGGGCCGGGCGGAGGATGAGGGGCGCAGCGGGCGCTTCGTCGAGGTGTTCCGCCAGCCGCGCCTGCTGGGCGCGGTGGTCGCGCAGTTCTTCTATGTCGGCGCGCAGGTCGGCGTGTGGAGCTACACCATCCGTTACGGCCAGGCCAATGTCGGCCTGGGCGAGCGGGACGGGGCGGACGCGCTGCTCCTGTCGCTCGCGCTGTTCGCCGCCGGGCGTTTCCTGGGCAGCGCGCTGATGGGTCGCGCCGCGCCGGTCAAGCTGCTGGCGTTGTTCGCGGGCATCTCGGTGGTGTTGACGGGGGTGGCGGGCGTGCTGGGCGGCTGGCCGGGCCTGATCGCGCTGGTCGCGGCCAGCTTCTTCATGTCGATCCAGTTCCCGACGATCTTTGCGCTGGGGATCGAGGGGCTGGGGCCGCTGCGCCGGGCGGGCGCGTCGCTGATCGTGATGGCGATCATCGGCGGCGCGGGGCTGACCGCGCTGATGGGCTTGGTGTCCGACCATGCAGGCATTACCAGCGCGATGCTGGTCCCGACCGCGAGCTTCCTGGTCGTGACGATCTTTGCCCTGTTGCTGGGCCGCCAAAAGGAGATGAATCGATGA
- a CDS encoding SDR family oxidoreductase: MNRLQGKRAIVTGAGQGIGRAAAELFAAEGAQVIAVDRNAEALASLQGCTTEVLDLTDPAAIAAFGERTGAVDVLFNCAGYVDAGDLLATQDAGYRLSFDLNVHAITHMLQAFVPAMIARGGGSIVNMASVAGAMIGVGNRYAYCASKAAVAGITRSVALDYVGKGIRCNAICPGTVQSPSLDERLAATGDAQAARAAFVARQPMGRLGRAEEVASLALYLASDESAYTTGQLHAIDGGWTMA, translated from the coding sequence ATGAACCGTCTGCAGGGTAAGCGGGCGATCGTGACGGGCGCCGGACAGGGGATCGGCCGCGCCGCCGCCGAGCTGTTCGCCGCCGAGGGCGCGCAGGTGATCGCGGTCGACCGCAACGCCGAGGCGCTGGCCAGCCTTCAGGGCTGCACGACCGAGGTGCTAGACCTCACCGATCCCGCTGCGATCGCGGCGTTCGGGGAGCGTACCGGCGCGGTCGATGTGCTGTTCAATTGCGCGGGCTATGTCGATGCGGGCGATCTGCTCGCGACGCAGGACGCAGGCTACCGGCTGTCCTTCGACCTGAACGTCCATGCGATCACCCATATGCTCCAGGCGTTCGTGCCCGCGATGATCGCGCGCGGGGGCGGCTCGATCGTCAACATGGCCTCGGTCGCGGGAGCGATGATCGGCGTCGGCAATCGCTATGCCTATTGCGCGTCCAAGGCGGCGGTGGCGGGGATCACGCGTTCGGTGGCGCTCGACTATGTCGGCAAGGGCATTCGCTGCAACGCGATCTGCCCCGGCACCGTCCAGTCGCCCAGCCTCGATGAGCGGCTGGCCGCGACCGGCGATGCCCAGGCGGCCCGCGCGGCCTTCGTCGCGCGCCAGCCCATGGGGCGGCTGGGCCGGGCCGAGGAAGTCGCCTCGCTCGCGCTCTATCTCGCTTCGGACGAAAGCGCCTACACGACCGGCCAGTTGCATGCCATCGACGGCGGATGGACGATGGCGTGA
- a CDS encoding amidohydrolase family protein — MTNARPPFVDAHFHLWDHEVLRYPWLDAPETAPIAASYRIADYRAELVAWNLAGAVHVDAGAHPDQGADETVWLTRVADEDGLPSAIVARVELDHPAVEAQLAWQVAQPRVKGIRHLINWHPTDPSRRAYDRDLTRDPRWRAGFALLGRHELSYDFHGFPTQLSGLAEVAAQHPEVPIILNHLALPIPADGLEEWRAGLIAFAAMPHAAIKLSGAGFVGGRFDPAHFTDIVSEVIDRFGTDRVMVATNFPTDRLAADLERTLSAYEALLTGFSDDERRDLWGRNANRIYRLGLNL; from the coding sequence GTGACGAACGCGCGCCCGCCCTTCGTCGACGCGCATTTCCACCTGTGGGATCACGAGGTGCTGCGCTACCCGTGGCTGGACGCGCCCGAGACGGCGCCGATCGCCGCGAGCTATCGCATCGCCGATTACCGGGCGGAACTGGTCGCGTGGAATCTGGCGGGCGCGGTGCATGTCGATGCGGGCGCGCATCCCGATCAGGGTGCGGACGAGACGGTCTGGCTCACCCGCGTCGCCGATGAGGACGGCCTGCCCAGCGCTATCGTCGCGCGGGTCGAACTCGACCATCCGGCGGTCGAGGCGCAACTGGCGTGGCAGGTCGCGCAGCCGCGCGTCAAGGGCATCCGCCATCTCATTAACTGGCATCCGACCGATCCCTCGCGCCGCGCCTATGACCGAGACCTGACCCGCGATCCGCGCTGGCGGGCGGGCTTTGCGCTGCTCGGTCGTCATGAGCTGAGCTATGACTTTCACGGCTTTCCCACGCAGCTGTCGGGGCTGGCCGAGGTCGCTGCGCAACATCCCGAGGTGCCGATCATCCTCAACCATCTGGCGCTGCCAATTCCGGCGGACGGGCTGGAGGAATGGCGTGCCGGGCTGATCGCCTTTGCCGCGATGCCCCATGCCGCGATCAAGCTGTCGGGGGCGGGCTTTGTCGGGGGGCGCTTCGACCCGGCCCATTTCACGGACATCGTTTCGGAGGTGATCGACCGCTTCGGCACCGACCGCGTGATGGTGGCGACCAATTTTCCGACCGACCGGCTCGCCGCCGATCTGGAGCGCACGCTGAGCGCCTATGAGGCGTTGCTGACCGGCTTTTCGGACGATGAGCGGCGCGATCTGTGGGGGCGCAATGCCAACCGAATCTATCGACTGGGCCTGAACCTATGA